In one Rhea pennata isolate bPtePen1 chromosome 15, bPtePen1.pri, whole genome shotgun sequence genomic region, the following are encoded:
- the MPG gene encoding DNA-3-methyladenine glycosylase — MPRKRKLLAQLSALQSKSSFPAFDALENLNVTPDRDSPKSSKYFAVEKKKSSQLESDFFNQPCISLAKSLLGQILVRKLPDGRELWGRIVETEAYLGGEDEASHSKGGKQTQRNTAMFMKPGTLYVYQIYGIYFCVNVSSQGEGAAVLLRSLEPLEGLDMMRELRSASRKGPTKPLKDWQLCNGPAKLCQAFGIDKDFDQRDLAQDAAIWMVPGPELLGEQDVVATARIGIGNRGEWAQKPLRFYLRGNKFVSVVDKKTEREMAALGSSSCS, encoded by the exons atgccaagaaaaagaaagctgttggCTCAGTTAAGTGCTCTGCAAAGCAAGTCCAGCTTCCCTGCCTTTGATGCCTTGGAGAACCTGAATGTCACTCCTGACAGGGATTCTCCAAAGAGCAGCAAGTATTTTgcagtagagaagaaaaaatcttccCAACtagaatcagatttttttaaccAACCCTGTATTAGTCTGGCTAAGTCTCTCCTGGGACAG attttagttCGCAAACTTCCTGATGGCAGAGAACTCTGGGGGAGGATTGTTGAAACAGAAGCTTATCTGGGTGGGGAAGATGAGGCTTCCCACTCCAAAGGTGGGAAGCAAACTCAACGAAACACAGCGATGTTCATGAAACCAGGAACTTTGTACGTGTATCAGATCTATGGGATTTATTTCTGCGTGAATGTTTCCAGCCAAG GAGAAGGGGCTGCAGTCTTGCTTCGCTCATTGGAGCCTCTTGAAGGTCTAGATATGATGCGAGAGCTGCGCAGCGCTTCAAGGAAAGGACCCACAAAGCCGCTGAAGGACTGGCAGCTATGTAACGGGCCTGCCAAGCTCTGCCAAGCATTTGGTATTGATAAGGATTTTGACCAAAGGGATCTGGCTCAAGATGCAGCTATTTGGATGGTGCCTGGACCTGAACTGCTGGGAGAGCAGGACGTGGTAGCTACAGCAAGGATTGGCATTGGCAACAGAGGAGAGTGGGCACAGAAACCTCTGAGGTTTTACTTAAGAGGGAACAAATTTGTGAGTGTTGTTGACAAGAAGACAGAGCGAGAGATGGCAGCATTGGGCTCTTCCTCTTGCAGCTGA